Genomic window (Drosophila albomicans strain 15112-1751.03 chromosome X, ASM965048v2, whole genome shotgun sequence):
TTGAGAACCATTGCAATCGCGCCCAGCAATACAAGCTAGCTAAATACTGTGATGACTTCTTTGGGGATCTGCTGCTGAAGGAACCGCTCTCCGATCATCCGGTAAGTAAACGGCGAACTTGAATGAGAATAATCAAGTTAAGTTTTCTTTGACTAATGAACTATTTTAACTATAGCAAAGATATAGAACgtgattaataataatcatgaTAAGTTTTCTTTGACTTATGTACTAAAAGATATAGAACATCTGTATCATGTTAGAGAAATAATTCCTTAGTCGAATTATTCTTTAAAGCAAGTTTCTTATAAATCTCCTTTGAATCCTTAAAGAAGTGTTAttatattacttattattactttattattatatgttacaTTGTTCtatataataaagaaatattattatatagaaaTCTGTATCATGTTATCATGCTAAAGAAATACTTGAAATATTCTTAGTTAGTTTCTTAGAAATCTGTTTGAAATCTTTAAAGAAAAGTTATTACAATTTCTTTTAGGATTCCAAGCAAATTTGCAAGAAACTTGCTTCAAAGATTACTTCTATCAGCAAAATAGTCCAATCCAAAGTATTTCCTGTCGTATGACTTCCAATTAAGTaatcttctttattttatttccctAGTTGGATCCCGGTTTGCCGTTGCCACCGCCGTGCAAGCTAAAGCGCAAGATTCTCATCAAGAACAAGCGGATGAAGCCCGAAGTGGAGAAGGTCGAACTGGAGCTGTGGCTGAAGGGCGAGCTGAAGACCGACGATGATCCCGAGGAGGATGCGAGTGCTGGCAAACCACCAGAGGCAGCCGCCGCCCCTGCCCCCGCTCCAGAGGCCGCTGCCGCCGATGGCGCCGCTGCCGAGGGAGGCGGAACCGAGGCAGAGGCCGCTGCGGCCAACTACAGTGGCTCCACCACAAATGTGCATCCCTGGCTCTCCTCCATGGTCAATTATGCGCAGCCCATCAAGTTCCAGGGCTTCGACAAGGCAATCGGTAAGTCGAGGGTAGAAAAATGGGAACAGAAGAATGAACAGAAATAGACTAGGGAAATAAAAGTTAGGATTCAAGTAAGAACAGATAAAGTGGAAAAAACTTAGTTTACCATAGATTgaagaaatatgtattttaattaagtgaCAAGGCATTTGGTAAGTCGAGAAGCTAAGGAAGAACAATTAAAGAGGAGAACAGAAAGAGACTAGGGATATAAatgaaagagagtgagaaaagTTAAGATGGGAAGAATTTAGTTTAGATTGAAGAAATGTGTAGTTCAATTTAATGAGAACAGCTAACAGCGAACGAGTGAGAATAGTTCAATCTTTAAGgaacaattaaataagaataaaatctgAGCaggcaaataaaagaaagaatttaCGTAGAAGAGCTCAAGTAAGTGCTAAGCTTAGATTGAAGAAATGTGTAGTTCAATTAAGAAAGCACCTTAATGTGAGCAAACAGTGAATGCAGTTCAGTGAGAACAGTTTTAGATTGAAGACTAAGGTAAGGAGCAAGTGAATGAGAACAGATTCAATGAAaggtatttttcagtatattaattttgtatatactgACAGTAATATATTGTTTCTACCGTGAATTGATAACAGttatgtattttagtattttgtaggtatttaaatttggtatattttaacatttatgcaactcttcagtatttttagtcGTTTTAGTAtgattttttgatatattttaacaataacaTAATCGTATGTAaatcttcggtatattttggtattttagtatattaatttggtatattttaacagtAATAGGGCAATGTATTGTTTCTATGGTGAATTGATAGCGAGTCTACattcaactgtagctttcttacctGTTATTCTTTAGTGTGAATTTCAGGCgtagatttatttaaaaaactaaatttcatGAAGCAACTTTCGAGGCTCTATTGAGGTTGTAGACAGTGAGTGCACTGCAGTGCAGACAGACATTAAGACAGAAATTGCCATTGAATGACGTATTTTTTCGTTGACCGCAGAGAAAAACATTGCCCACAACATGTCGTCGTTTGCGGAGTCGGCGGGCATGAATTACCTGAAGCAGAGCTCCATTGACTTTGTCAATTACAACAAGCGCCAGATGTCGCGCATCTATCCGAAGGGAACCCGAGCCGATTCCTCCAACTATATGCCGCAAGTATTCTGGAATGCCGGCTGCCAGATGGTCTCGCTCAATTTCCAGACATCCGATTTGCCAATGCAACTGAATCAGGGCAAATTCGAGTACAACGGCGGTTGCGGTTATCTGCTCAAGCCAGACTTTATGCGACGTGCCGACAAGGACTTTGATCCGTTTGCCGATGCTCCTGTGGATGGTGTGATTGCCGCTCAGTGTTCGGTGAAGGTGATTGCCGGACAATTCTTGTCGGACAAGAAAGTCGGCACGTATGTGGAAGTGGATATGTTTGGTCTGCCATCCGATACGGTGAAGAAGGAATTCCGCACCCGATTGGTGCCCAACAACGGTCTCAATCCCGTCTACAACGAGGATGCGTTCGTCTTTCGCAAAGTCGTTCTGCCCGATCTCGCCGTGCTGCGCTTTGGCGTCTATGAGGAGAGCGGCAAGATGATCGGACAACGCATCTTGCCCCTCGATGGCTTGCAGGCTGGCTATCGCCATGTCTCGCTGCGAACGGAGGCGAATTTCCCTATGTCGTTGCCCATGTTGTTTGTGAACATCGAATTGAAAATCTATGTACCTGATGGCTTTGAGGACTTCATGGCCATGCTGTCGGATCCCCGAGGCTTTGCTGGCGCCGCCAAGCAGCAGAACGAACAAATGAAAGCCCTGGGCATTGAGGAGCAGAGCGGCGGCGCCGCTCGGGATGCCGGCAAGGccaaggaggaggagaagaaggagCCGCCGCTGGTCTTTGAGCCGGTCACCCTCGAGTCGTTGCGACAGGAGAAAGGCTTTCAGAAGGTGGGCAAGAAGCAGATCAAGGAGCTGGACACGCTGCGCAAGAAGCACGCCAAGGAGCGCACCTCGGTGCAGAAGACACAGAATGCGGCCATCGATAAGCTGATCAAGGGCAAGAGCAAAGATGACATTCGAAACGATGCGAACATCAAGAATGCGATCAATGATCAGACCAAGCAGTGGACCGACATGATTGCCCGCCATCGCAAGGAGGAATGGGATATGCTCCGACAGCATGTGCAGGACTCGCAGGATGCCATGAAGGCGCTCATGTTGACCGTGCAGGCGGCGCAGATCAAGCAGCTCGAGGATCGCCATGCCAGGTGAGTTCGAAAGTTGTCAACTTTTTATACTCTTatctttttataccctttCTGATTGTGCTTTTGTGTGGTGCAGGGACATCAAGGATCTGAATGCGAAGCAGGCTAAAACCTCTGCCGATACCGCCAAGGAGGTGCAGAACGACAAGACGCTCAAGACGAAGAACGAGAAGGATCGACGTCTGCGCGAAAAGCGACAAAACAATGTCAAGCGATTCATGGAGGAGAAAAAGGTGCGTtcgaatatgaa
Coding sequences:
- the LOC117572755 gene encoding 1-phosphatidylinositol 4,5-bisphosphate phosphodiesterase isoform X1; amino-acid sequence: MTKKYEFDWIIPVPPELTTGATFDRWFENEKETKENDFERDALFKVDEYGFFLYWKSEGRDGDVIELCQVSDIRAGGTPRDPKILDKVTKKNGTNIPELDKRSLTICSNTDYINITYHHVICPDAATAKSWQKMLRQITHNNRATNVCPRTNLMKHWMRLSYCVEKSGKIPVKTLAKTFASGKTEKLVYTCIKDAGLPDDKNATMTKEQFTFDKFYALYHKVCPRNDIEELFTSITKGKQDFISLEQFVQFMNDKQRDPRMNEILYPLYEEKRCTEIINDYELDEEKKKSVQLSLDGFKRYLMSDENAPVFLDRLDFYMEMDQPLAHYYINSSHNTYLSGRQIGGKSSVEMYRQTLLAGCRCVELDCWNGKGEDEEPIVTHGHAYCTEILFKDCIQAIADCAFVSSEYPVILSFENHCNRAQQYKLAKYCDDFFGDLLLKEPLSDHPLDPGLPLPPPCKLKRKILIKNKRMKPEVEKVELELWLKGELKTDDDPEEDASAGKPPEAAAAPAPAPEAAAADGAAAEGGGTEAEAAAANYSGSTTNVHPWLSSMVNYAQPIKFQGFDKAIEKNIAHNMSSFAESAGMNYLKQSSIDFVNYNKRQMSRIYPKGTRADSSNYMPQVFWNAGCQMVSLNFQTSDLPMQLNQGKFEYNGGCGYLLKPDFMRRADKDFDPFADAPVDGVIAAQCSVKVIAGQFLSDKKVGTYVEVDMFGLPSDTVKKEFRTRLVPNNGLNPVYNEDAFVFRKVVLPDLAVLRFGVYEESGKMIGQRILPLDGLQAGYRHVSLRTEANFPMSLPMLFVNIELKIYVPDGFEDFMAMLSDPRGFAGAAKQQNEQMKALGIEEQSGGAARDAGKAKEEEKKEPPLVFEPVTLESLRQEKGFQKVGKKQIKELDTLRKKHAKERTSVQKTQNAAIDKLIKGKSKDDIRNDANIKNAINDQTKQWTDMIARHRKEEWDMLRQHVQDSQDAMKALMLTVQAAQIKQLEDRHARDIKDLNAKQAKTSADTAKEVQNDKTLKTKNEKDRRLREKRQNNVKRFMEEKKQIGVKQGRAMEKLKLAHAKQVEEFSTDVQKLMDMYKIEEEAYKTQGKTEFYA
- the LOC117572755 gene encoding 1-phosphatidylinositol 4,5-bisphosphate phosphodiesterase isoform X2; the protein is MTKKYEFDWIIPVPPELTTGATFDRWFENEKETKENDFERDALFKVDEYGFFLYWKSEGRDGDVIELCQVSDIRAGGTPRDPKILDKVTKKNGTNIPELDKRSLTICSNTDYINITYHHVICPDAATAKIWLDGIRKITHNVKANNICPMMCLRKHWMRLSYCVEKSGKIPVKTLAKTFASGKTEKLVYTCIKDAGLPDDKNATMTKEQFTFDKFYALYHKVCPRNDIEELFTSITKGKQDFISLEQFVQFMNDKQRDPRMNEILYPLYEEKRCTEIINDYELDEEKKKSVQLSLDGFKRYLMSDENAPVFLDRLDFYMEMDQPLAHYYINSSHNTYLSGRQIGGKSSVEMYRQTLLAGCRCVELDCWNGKGEDEEPIVTHGHAYCTEILFKDCIQAIADCAFVSSEYPVILSFENHCNRAQQYKLAKYCDDFFGDLLLKEPLSDHPLDPGLPLPPPCKLKRKILIKNKRMKPEVEKVELELWLKGELKTDDDPEEDASAGKPPEAAAAPAPAPEAAAADGAAAEGGGTEAEAAAANYSGSTTNVHPWLSSMVNYAQPIKFQGFDKAIEKNIAHNMSSFAESAGMNYLKQSSIDFVNYNKRQMSRIYPKGTRADSSNYMPQVFWNAGCQMVSLNFQTSDLPMQLNQGKFEYNGGCGYLLKPDFMRRADKDFDPFADAPVDGVIAAQCSVKVIAGQFLSDKKVGTYVEVDMFGLPSDTVKKEFRTRLVPNNGLNPVYNEDAFVFRKVVLPDLAVLRFGVYEESGKMIGQRILPLDGLQAGYRHVSLRTEANFPMSLPMLFVNIELKIYVPDGFEDFMAMLSDPRGFAGAAKQQNEQMKALGIEEQSGGAARDAGKAKEEEKKEPPLVFEPVTLESLRQEKGFQKVGKKQIKELDTLRKKHAKERTSVQKTQNAAIDKLIKGKSKDDIRNDANIKNAINDQTKQWTDMIARHRKEEWDMLRQHVQDSQDAMKALMLTVQAAQIKQLEDRHARDIKDLNAKQAKTSADTAKEVQNDKTLKTKNEKDRRLREKRQNNVKRFMEEKKQIGVKQGRAMEKLKLAHAKQVEEFSTDVQKLMDMYKIEEEAYKTQGKTEFYA